In one Bacteroidota bacterium genomic region, the following are encoded:
- a CDS encoding TRAP transporter small permease subunit, producing the protein MLRLARAIDRINAAIGKVACGLMIALVGLGALTALLRYAGRPLGLSLTSNAFLEGQWYLFSAVFLLAAAWVLRENDHVRVDVLYGRLGPQGRAWTDLLGTLLFLLPFCGLMLWATWPSVAESWAVREVSPDPGGLPRYPVKALVPVAFVLLLLQGIAEIIKVAARLRSGSTPPESHAAEGA; encoded by the coding sequence GTGCTCCGCCTCGCCCGCGCCATCGACCGGATCAACGCCGCCATCGGCAAGGTGGCGTGCGGGCTGATGATCGCCCTCGTCGGCCTCGGGGCGCTGACGGCGCTCCTGCGCTACGCCGGGCGGCCGCTCGGGCTGTCGCTGACCTCGAACGCGTTTCTGGAGGGCCAGTGGTACCTCTTCAGTGCGGTCTTTCTGCTCGCCGCCGCGTGGGTGCTCCGCGAGAACGACCACGTCCGCGTCGACGTGCTCTACGGCCGCCTCGGGCCGCAGGGCCGGGCCTGGACCGACCTCCTCGGGACGCTCCTCTTCCTGCTCCCCTTCTGCGGGCTGATGCTGTGGGCGACATGGCCGAGCGTCGCCGAGTCGTGGGCCGTGCGCGAGGTCTCGCCCGACCCCGGCGGGCTGCCGCGCTACCCGGTCAAGGCGCTCGTCCCGGTCGCGTTCGTGCTGCTCCTGCTGCAAGGCATCGCCGAGATCATCAAGGTGGCGGCACGCCTGCGGAGCGGTAGCACCCCGCCGGAGTCCCACGCAGCCGAGGGGGCCTGA
- a CDS encoding TRAP transporter large permease subunit, with the protein MTADLLGPLMFAAALLLIFSGYPVAFALGGTALGFALLGVEFGFFDWPYLLALGDRTFGVMSNAILLAVPFFIFMGTMLEKSRLAEDLLTTIGALFGRMRGGLAFAVVFVGALLAAATGVVGASVVAMGMISLPVMQRYGYDAALSTGVITASGTLGQIIPPSVVLIVLADQLGVSVGDLFVGALMPGLLLAGLYALYIVGVSVLKPEATPALPPEARRERGAALLGRVLKVMLPPLVLIVVVLGSIFAGIATPTEAGALGAVGATLLALVNRRLTRSALWETAKTTTLLTTMVVFLLIGSTAFALVFRGLYGDLWIEDLLTSLPGGVIGLLVVANLVIFVLGFFIDFFEIAFIIIPLLAPAAALLGVDLVWFGVMVGMNLQTSFLTPPFGFALFYLRGVAPPEIKTTDIYRGVLPFIGIQLVGLLLIILFPELVTGLLD; encoded by the coding sequence GTGACGGCCGACCTCCTCGGGCCGCTGATGTTCGCGGCGGCGCTGCTCCTGATCTTCAGCGGCTACCCCGTCGCCTTCGCCCTCGGCGGGACCGCACTCGGGTTCGCCCTCCTCGGGGTCGAGTTCGGGTTCTTCGACTGGCCCTACCTCCTCGCGCTCGGCGACCGAACGTTCGGGGTGATGTCGAACGCGATCCTGCTGGCGGTCCCGTTTTTCATCTTCATGGGGACGATGCTGGAGAAGAGCCGCCTCGCCGAGGACCTCCTGACGACGATCGGCGCGCTCTTCGGCCGCATGCGCGGCGGGCTGGCCTTCGCCGTTGTGTTCGTCGGCGCGCTCCTGGCGGCGGCGACGGGCGTGGTCGGCGCGAGCGTCGTGGCGATGGGGATGATCTCGCTCCCGGTGATGCAGCGCTACGGCTACGACGCGGCGCTCTCGACCGGCGTCATCACGGCCTCGGGCACGCTCGGGCAGATCATCCCGCCGAGCGTGGTCCTGATCGTCCTCGCCGACCAGCTCGGGGTGTCCGTCGGCGACCTCTTTGTCGGGGCCCTCATGCCCGGCCTGCTGCTGGCCGGGCTGTACGCGCTCTACATCGTCGGCGTCTCCGTCCTCAAGCCCGAGGCTACGCCTGCCCTCCCGCCGGAGGCACGCCGCGAGCGCGGGGCGGCGCTCCTCGGCCGCGTCCTCAAGGTGATGCTCCCGCCGCTGGTCCTCATCGTCGTCGTCCTCGGTAGCATCTTCGCCGGCATCGCCACCCCGACCGAGGCCGGCGCGCTCGGGGCCGTCGGCGCCACCCTCCTCGCGCTCGTCAACCGGCGGCTGACGCGGTCGGCGCTGTGGGAGACGGCCAAGACGACGACGCTCCTCACGACGATGGTCGTCTTTCTGCTGATCGGGAGCACGGCCTTCGCACTCGTCTTCCGAGGCCTCTACGGCGACCTCTGGATCGAGGACCTGCTCACGAGCCTGCCCGGCGGCGTGATCGGGCTGCTCGTCGTGGCGAACCTCGTGATCTTCGTGCTCGGCTTCTTCATCGACTTCTTCGAGATCGCCTTCATCATCATCCCGCTCCTCGCGCCCGCCGCCGCTCTCCTCGGGGTCGACCTCGTGTGGTTCGGGGTGATGGTGGGGATGAACCTCCAGACCTCGTTCCTCACCCCGCCGTTCGGGTTCGCGCTGTTCTACCTCCGCGGCGTCGCCCCGCCCGAGATCAAGACGACGGACATCTACCGGGGCGTACTCCCGTTCATCGGCATCCAACTCGTTGGGCTGCTGCTGATCATCCTCTTCCCCGAACTCGTGACGGGACTGCTCGACTGA